In the Pedobacter cryoconitis genome, TCGAGGCGGGTAAATGGTGCATCTTTAATCAGGTTATGTTGTGCAAAGACAATCATTTCACGCACTTCTTTTTTGACAATATAACCTTCGTTCACTTTGATAAAAAAGCGTTCCAGTCTTTCTGGAGATACCTCTGAAGAAATGTTAGAGAAATAATTTCCGGAGCGGGCATGGTCAATAGCATTTGGATCAAGATCTGTCGCAAAGATTTGCAGTCTGGGTCTTCTGTCTGATTTAACTTCTTCCAGGAATTCGATAAGCAATATCGCAATAGAGTATGCTTCTTCTCCTGTAGAACAGCCCGCCACCCAAACACGGATGGGATCATTTTCTTCTTTAGTAATCAGGTGGGGGTATAGTTTTTCCTTCAGCACATCAAATGCTTGCTGATCTCTGAAAAACTTAGTCACTCCAATCAACAGTTCATTGAATAACAAGGCTATTTCATTGGGTGTTTCTCTCAGGTAATTGATATATTCAACATAGTCATGTAATTGATTGATCGCTACTCTCCTTTCAATTCTTCTGACAATGGTATTCTTTTTATATAAGGTAAAGTCATGCCCGGTATGCGACCTTAACAGCATTAATATCTTTTGCAGATGCGTTTGGTTTGTATTGCTCAGGTAAGCTTCTTCAACAGCTTCTGATTCCAATAATACAGGATGATTAAGATATTGTATCAATTTGACTGGCATATCCTCAGCTGAGAGGATGTAATCCACCATATTTGATTTGATAGCAGCATTGGGCATACTTGGATATTCTGCTGTCACAGGATCCTGGACCATAGCCATTCCCAGCTTTTCCTTGATCATTCTAACTCCCGTTTCTCCATCTGCACCCATCCCCGAAAAGATAATAGCAACTGCATTGCCCCACTGGTCTTCTGCCAGGCTTTGCAAAAAATAATCTATTGACATATGGGCTCCTTTGTAACGGGAAGCTTCCATTAACAACAAGCGTCCGTTATGTATACCCATATCTTTTCGTGGCGGGATCACATAAATATGGTCAGGTTCAACCTGCATACCATCCGTTGCTTCAGTAATAGCCATCGAGGATACAGGCTGCAGCATGGCCGCAACATTCACATGGTAAGAATTATCAAGATGCATAACGATTACAAATGCCATCCCGCTTTTGACTGGCATATGTAAAAAGAACTTTTCGAAGGCATGAAAAGATCCAGCTGACCCTCCCATTCCTATAATAGGAAAAGCAGTTTTATTTTGTTCATTTTTTGGAGATCTGGATGCTTGTAGCGTCATTATTTCAATTCATAAATCTTATAAAGTTAAAATAAAGTTGGTAGTTTCTGGTTACAGAAATATTTTAAAAGATAAAAATATTAAACATTTTACACGAAACAGAGCGCTAAATCGTTATTAACCTGATTATTGACATCCAGAATAAATGCTGCTTAAAAAAGCTGGAGACTGTTCCCTAAGAAAAACTACCACAGGCAGCTGTTGCCTAAGAAAAACTGAACAGCTGTCTGTTGTAGTTTTTATTTTGATAATATTCGTACTGACTTCTCTTCCCTGCTGAAGCATCTCTGATCAAATGGGACATTGCAGTATAAGTATCATCCCATGATAGGATTTGAGCAGTATCTTCTAAAGAACCGGTAGAAGGGAATGGATAAACTGAGGGATGAAAAACCTTTTTACTGGCTGGAATAGTATAACTTTGTGTAAAGATAAGATCTGCTTTTTCAACCAGTTTCTTTTCCAGGATACTCATCTCTTCGGGACAACGTCTGAACATGGAAACCTCATCCATGCAGTCATATACGATAATTCCTGGTTTATATTTCTTAGTAAATGTCAAAGCAGAAGCCGCATAATACCAGAAGGTCCAATCTTCAAGTTTAGCATTTTCCAGAAATGCATCCATTAACTGCCCCAGAGATTTGGTAATCTGACTGGAAGTAAGTCCTGCTCTTAAATGCGGGACCATTTTCCATAAAGTTTCTGATCTGGTCCCAAAAGAGAGATAAGGATCCTCTTTTGCATCAAAAACAGGGTTTTCAACGTAATAAATATTAGTATGTTCAGCAAATCTCAATAACAATTGCTGAGGCCGCTGTAACAAAAAGTCCCAGCGAAGATGTGAAAAGCAAAGTAAATTTTTAGGAGCCATATCTACAAATGATTTCATACTATTTAGAGAGCGCGGTTAATTCACCTCAAATTTAAGAGGTTTATTTAATCAGCCACCAGTATAAACATCCGAAAACCTGTAGTCAACTACCTATTTTTAGACCGTAAGATTTTTTAATCCCTTCCTGCTTTTATTAGTCCTGAAGATTTTCTTACCATACATCAATACAACAACAGTTTAATTATACCATATTTGTCGTATAAAAAAATTACAGACATGAAAAAATTAGTTGTATTATTATTAGCGGCATCAGCTGCATTATTTGCTTTTAAACCTGTCGGGCCTAGTACCTGGACTGCAGATAAATCGCATTCTAAATTAGGATTCGTTATCACTCACTTAATGATCACTGACGTTGAAGGTTCATTTAAAAACTTTGAATCAACAATCACTACTTCAAAAGATGATTTCTCTGATGCAGTTATAACTTTAAGCGCTGATATCAATTCAGTAAATACAGAAGATGAAAAAAGAGACGGACATTTGAAAAGTGCTGATTTCTTTGACGCTGAAAAATTCCCTAAATTAACTTTCAAAAGTACTTCAGTTAAAAAATTAGCTGGCAACAAATTCAAAGTAAGCGGTTTATTATCATTACATGGTGTAACTAAACCAGTTACTTTAGATGCAACTTTAAGAGGTGTAACTACTAACCCAATGTCTAAAAAAGCTACTGCTGGTTTCAAAGTAACAGGAACTATCAAAAGAGCTGATTTTGCTTTAGGTTCAAAATATCCAAATGCAATGTTAAGTGATGAGATTACACTTAATGCAAATACTGAATTCGTTAAAAACTAATCAGCTCATTTGATTAGCCTTTAAGGTAAAAACTAAAAAGCCGCTGCTTCCTAAAAGGAGGCAGCGGCTTTTTAGTTTTTCAGAATTATACTTGTTTACCAGATTTTAACTCTTTTATCTGGTGCAAGATATAAGGAGTCTCCAGGTTTCACATTAAATGCAGTATAAAATTCCGGGATATTCCTGACAATCCCATTCACACGGAATCTTGCCGGAGAGTGTGGATCTGTACCTACTTGTTTTCTTAAAGCTTGTTCTCTTGATTTGTTTAACCAAACCTGTCCCCAACCAATAAAAACACGCTGATCGCCGTTAAAACCATCCAGAACCGGAGCAGTTTTACCATTCAAACTAGCATGATAAGCTTTAAGGGCAATAGTTAATCCACCAAGGTCTCCGATATTCTCTCCCAAAGTGAATTCGCCATTTACATTCAGATCACTCAATACTTTAAAACCGCTGTATTGTGCAACTAAAGCATTGGTTCTTTTTTTAAATTCACTTAAATCATTCTTTGTCCACCAATCACGCATCACACCATCTCCGTCAAAAGTACTGCCCTGATCGTCAAATCCGTGACCAATTTCGTGACCGATAACAGCACCGATACCACCATAGTTGACAGCATCTTCTGCGTTCATATCAAAAAATGGCGGTTGCAGGATAGCAGCAGGGAATACGATTTCATTCAATGGCGGGTTATAATACGCATTGACCGTTTGAGGAGTCATGCCCCACTCTGTACGGTCAACAGGAGTTCCCAGCTTTTTCATCATACGGTTGTATTCAAAAGCTGTAGAACGGGTCAGGTTGCCATAAAGATCATTTTTAACAATTTTCAGGGTGGAATAATCCCTCCATTTATCAGGATAACCGATTTTAGGCGTAAACTTACTGATCTTTTTCAGGGCTTCAGTTTTAGTTTCAGGACTCATCCAATCCAGTTCTTTGATACTGGTTTCATAAGCTTTAAGCAGATTACCTACTAAAACCAGCATACGTGCTTTAGCTTCCGGAGAGAAATGTTTTTCTACATATAACTTCCCAACCATCTCCCCTAACGAGCCGTTAACAATTCCAACACCTCTGCGCCATTGCGGACGTTGTTTTGGTATACCATTTAACGTAGTGCCATTGAAATTGAAATTCTCTTCATCAAGTGCAGTATTCAAAGCACCAGCAGCACCTTTAACCAGGCTCCACTTCAGGTAAGTTTTCCAAATGGCAAGCGGCGTATCTTTAATGATCGCATTCAGGTCTTTGGTGTAAGCTACCTGGGCAACGACAATACTGTCCGGATTTTTCACACCTGCTTCAGTGAGCATACCTTTCCAATCATAATCCGGCATTAAGGTGTTCAACTTACT is a window encoding:
- a CDS encoding YceI family protein, with translation MKKLVVLLLAASAALFAFKPVGPSTWTADKSHSKLGFVITHLMITDVEGSFKNFESTITTSKDDFSDAVITLSADINSVNTEDEKRDGHLKSADFFDAEKFPKLTFKSTSVKKLAGNKFKVSGLLSLHGVTKPVTLDATLRGVTTNPMSKKATAGFKVTGTIKRADFALGSKYPNAMLSDEITLNANTEFVKN
- a CDS encoding M13 family metallopeptidase yields the protein MNNLKLSLGVPIIAGSLLVLAAFQSFHSTGDPKSGIILENMDKQVVPGNNFMEYVNGTWIKKTEIPADKPSASVSSLINDKAQEDVKEIIEKAASGKFADGSEEQKIGDLYGSYMNMTARDAIGVKPLAADFKKIDGIKNQKELAAYFAYANKIGNMAPFSVAVTEDFKNPKNYMLLTWQGGLGLPDREYYFTDNAKSKEIRTKYVAHIEKMLTLAGVTEAKPKASEIMALETLMASKQMKKEETRNMAGLYNKYAVSKLNTLMPDYDWKGMLTEAGVKNPDSIVVAQVAYTKDLNAIIKDTPLAIWKTYLKWSLVKGAAGALNTALDEENFNFNGTTLNGIPKQRPQWRRGVGIVNGSLGEMVGKLYVEKHFSPEAKARMLVLVGNLLKAYETSIKELDWMSPETKTEALKKISKFTPKIGYPDKWRDYSTLKIVKNDLYGNLTRSTAFEYNRMMKKLGTPVDRTEWGMTPQTVNAYYNPPLNEIVFPAAILQPPFFDMNAEDAVNYGGIGAVIGHEIGHGFDDQGSTFDGDGVMRDWWTKNDLSEFKKRTNALVAQYSGFKVLSDLNVNGEFTLGENIGDLGGLTIALKAYHASLNGKTAPVLDGFNGDQRVFIGWGQVWLNKSREQALRKQVGTDPHSPARFRVNGIVRNIPEFYTAFNVKPGDSLYLAPDKRVKIW